gggtcgggGCATCACACTCTGCTTCTCCAcgagagttttgaactctttgaatttattgaaaaattttgacttccttttcaggaagtaaacccaagTCTTCCTACTGTAATCATCATTAAAGGTGAGAAAGTATCagttctgtccatttgaaaacgtTTTCAATGGgtcacacacatctgtgtgtactAACTAGAGCGtcatggtagatctccagtcggtttgctttccaaagttgtttCTATGTTACTTGCTCAGAGCATAGCTTTCACATATATCATTCAGATGTTGGATGTTGGGTAAGTCGTTCACCATCTTCTTGTTTCCGAATTGCTTCAAGCTTTCAAAGTTAAGGTGTCCAAATCTTAGATGCCACAACCAATCTTTTTTGTTGATAATGGCACTTAGACATCTTGGCATGTCGTGATAGATTGCGAGAGAGAGCATCCGATTCTTTGTCATTGTGACTCGAGTGACGAGCTTACCTCAAGTGTCTgatatcaccatctgcttatctctgaggctaattcggtagcctttctccacaagctgtTTTGAGACTCAAGATGTTGGTCTTCATGTCTGTCACATAATAAACGTTAGAGATAAAAGTGTGATCTCTGACCTTTCTCTTGATCAGAATATCTCCTTTCCTTCAGACTGGGACTTTATAAAAATTGCCTAAAGAGATCTCCTcctaaactttctcatcaagttcaatgaATAGGTTCTTTTGGCCAGTTATGTGGTTATTGGCTCCAGAGTCgaggtaccaaacactttggtcctaGGTTGACCATTAGCATCAACGTCTCTTTAGCTACGTCTTCAATTTCGGCAAGATTAGCCTcttcgctaaccttttcttgttgtcgcccccaacactcattgctataATAGCCAAAATTATGGTAGTAATAGCACTTAATGTTTCCTTTATCAATGTTTTGACTGTTGTTGTAACTGCCACCTCTTCTTCCACTTCCTCTTCCTTATGGTACGTTGTTCTATTGTCCACGTCCTCCTTGTCTACCTTGGCCTCCTCCTCTGGATTCAATATATCCAAATCCTCTTCCGCGAGATCCTCGACCTTGCATTCGTCCTCAGTGCGATGTCCCCCCCTTACTTGTGTCTCCCATAAATCAAAGATAGTTTTGACTGTAGGACTTGTTCTAGTGACGTACCGTCACTTCTTTCGTTTCTGTTCACCTTTTGCTCGTGAGCTTGCAAAGATACTACAAGCTCTTCTATAGACATGGTCTCCAGATCTTTCGTTTCTTCTAGCGTGGCGGCCATGtagtcaaattttggatccaaataTTGCTAAATTTTCTCATACAAGCAAATTGTGGAGTTGCCTAACATTCGATCAAAGGATCAACTAGGGATTATCCTTACCAAAGTAGTTTCAAATCGAGTGTTCTTAAAGTTTTTGAGCAAGTTGAGCATGTGTAACATCTATGCACaaaacttgagggggagtgttgaaataTTAGTTATAATTAACTGTTCAATCATTAAGTGTATAGCTTGATTATAAGAGATTTATTATAAGACCCAtctatatgtgtatatgtattcatTGAAATATATAAATAGAAAGATATTATTCCTTTCAAGTACATGCTGTTAAATGAGATCAATAGCGACCGCATTGTTTTTTCTTACTCTTAACACTTGTCACATGGCTCCACGCCATTAGGAGCCCGcgcccttttttcttacattcaACCGCATTCACATCCTGCCCCGTGAGCCCGCCCATGATGGCCTCTTTTCTTCATCAACTTCTTTTATTTTGGTAAAAATAGTGATTAACAGGAAACAAAATACAATGATTGCTTGTAGCTAACAGAGCTGTGAAACTAATCCATTCAAACCAGCGGCCTCTTTTCTTCATCGTCATGATCATCATTATGCCCATTTTCCAGTCGGGTTCTCTGGTCGTCATCATCACCAGAATGCTTATTTCTAATGTTGGAGGAGGAGGAGATGGGAGAAGGGGTTGAGGAGGCAGCTGCTCTTCTGCTGTGGTTGGGATTGGCATCGGGCAAGAGCTTCAGCACGATCCCCATTGCTATCAGCAGAAGCCCTGTGCCGTGCTGCTCTGTCAGCGGCTTCGTGAATATCAAATATGAGAGCAGTAATGTCACCGCCTTTCTTGCAGTGGTTACCTGTGAAACCAAAAACATGCAGGAGGCAGAGTTATTTGGTATATTATTTATGCTGTGCTAGCTGCGGTGGTGTTTGGCACTTATGAATTATGATGCTCTTTATGAATCGAAAGGGTGGGAAGGAAAAGAACAGACCATAGCAGTTGTGGCAGCTCCGAAAATGGCTATGAGGGAAAGCACTGACACTTGCCCAATAAACGTGGCCATCGCTTCGAACACCAACACACCATATACGTACAGATGCTGCGCATGAAGACGCAAAAAATGCCGATGTAGATATTGGGAGgaaattatttataaaaagtTGGATTGGAAAACTtgtaattattataaatgttagaAAATAGGACAACAAATTGGTGTTTTcatagtaaagaaaaaaaaaatggaaaacaaagatgCTTTTCCAGAGTTGAACATGTCCTGAATTTTTCTTTGTACAATCCTACACAAATTTTCTAACTAGCTCCACGGATGTTCCACCGGAAAAATGACTCTCACTCATAAAATATACCTGGGAACATGAATTCCAGGCTTTGAACAGTTCTCCTGTCAAAAGCATGGGAGGAATCAAGAAAGGTAAACCCACCACTGTCGAGCAGAAGAGCATCTCCATCTGGAAACACAATAGGCATCATTAAAATTACCATACATGAAGATAACAATTtgttggttaacatttataaagctaatacaaattaaaaaatatttattttcatttttaaatcaaataatattataaaaatatgattaaaataataaaatttctaACAATAGGCAttcaaaatactataataaaaataaaaaattattataattattttacttaattggtatatatacttttaaattttacttcacaataaaaattttattaaacatgaaaattaaaaaataaggccTTAAAGACAATATTCATACGAGGGTATGAAAATTAAATCACCTGTGTGGTTTCCGGATTCATGGTGAAAATTGCCTCTTGCAAATTACCCAGAAAGGAATCCATGATTAGAGCACCAGAAACCATCACCACACCAATCAAACTGAAATTTGGAGATGTTTGCGCATCTGCCAAGGTGAACAGGATCAATCCCACAACTAAAAGAATTGCCGACACATATTCGTGAACTGGGTATTTCCGGCGCAGACCAGGTATAAAGGCACCCATAACCATCACCGGCAGAACctaagaaattatttttaaacaattGCAAATTATAAAATAAGATTGAAAGAACAATTACTTCCTCATCTACTCTATCAATTCAGGCTCCATGGATATGAAAATTTAACATTGTGCTTGCTAACTAGCCATTCGGTTCCTTAGAATCCTATGCCTGAGAATAGGATCACAGAAAATGTTTTTCCAGGATAATTAACGCAGTCACACAAAGGATTTTCGAAATGGTCTGAACCAAAATAACTAGTAAAGTAGAGATAACATTTTACTGTCGTTTGCTTACCTTGGTGGACTTGAACATGAGCTGAGCAGGGTAGTTAAGAAAAGCCAAAGAACCTTTGGTAAGTCCATGGGAACCCATAAGAACTGCAGACAGCTTCACGTAAGTCTTCCACGGGTTTACCATTTGCTTGGTGGTGAAGCCTTGAAAATATATCAAAGCTAGGTACACAAACCCTTGCACAAATGTGAAGTACCAACCATAGCTgtaatttttttcaatttgaaaaggaaaaaaaaaaaaaatcttcaaaagaGCGACACTAAAATTTAAGCCCCCCCTGTTTGTTTGTTTGAGGCGGAAAAAATTTGAGAACCCATTCTTCATTATTATATTTTCCCTAtatatcaaataatattaaaaatattttgatataactaaaaattaagaaaaaaaattaagtatataaaaaaactaatatatatcaaattaatgaacaaaacaTTATAATTTAATGtatgaataatattttatttttttattttttaattatatcaaaataaaattttatttttagtaatatgGGATATGGTTTCTATTCaaattatatacattttttttttttttacggaattttaaaaaatcaaaaccccAGGAACAAGCTTACCTGAATTGGAGCCTGTTGTACACGTATTCCTGAAATAAGGCAAGAATTCAATTTTGGAATCAGCTGCCAATTCTTAGCTGTACGTATCTTTTTTTATACATGAAATTCACTGCTGCTCTGAAATATTGCCGTGAATACACTAATTGCCATACATCGATGATGCCGTAATCAAAAAATCAAAGTTACAATTGAAATattaacaaaaaagaaaaaagaaactaaGAGTAGAAGAACAAACTCAAGTCCgtagaaaaggggaaaaaaaaagtaaatgaaaaaaaaaagaaggttaaAAAGATTGTTTTCTTCAATCAAAGGATTGTTTGTTTGATTGCCGAGAAACagtaggaaaaataaaaataaaataaaaataaaaacaaagcagAAGTAATGGAACAACTGAAGTACCTCGCAGATGCCATTGACGAGGTAGCCAAAGAAGAAGCCAGAAGAGCAAATAAGAAACTGTTTCCAAACGGGCCTGTTGGACAGAGAAATCCCAAACAGATACCGCGCTTGCTCTTCGTTCTTCATTCTTTCCAACTTCAATTTTCCTGCTCTGCTCTAACTCAAAACTGACTCAGAAGAAATTAAAGCGATTGCGCTCGAACTACCAATGATGACGATGACGACGGATCAATCGGAGGGTTGAGATTAAGAAGGAAGCTGAATCCACAATGTCAAAGCGCCAAACTGGAGTCGCCTCGGTTACTGGTACCGTTGCACGTTCGCATCTCGAGATGCAGAGCACAAAATATGGAAGAGGAACCGGCTCGATCACGTTAACCAAATAAACTAAACACAACttgggcagagagagagagagagagagagagagagagagagagagagagtctggaCTTGTTCGGCTGTGGGAGTTTTGGGCGTAATAAGAAGGCAAGGAGTGGCGAAGGAGATTCTAGGAAAATATAGATTTACCGGGAAACCCGGTGGAAAATTGAGGCCTCCGTCATTAAATCCTTAATGCAATTGCAGGCCCCTGTTCTTTAAAGAAGAACCGACCGACTTGATTCGGAGCGTGGGTCTCACGCACTCCACCTCATATTTACTTCTGTAAGCCATCAACATCTGCTCGGCTATAAATATCGGTCTCTCTTGTTTTGTAGTGCTCCaaaatttgtatttatttttcttctttcagAAAATCGTATTCACTTTTGTCCTTTCTTTTTGAAGGTCATATGaactattaaaaattaattaaaaattcagCAAATTTTACACACACACAGAGTGACAATAAGAAGGATTTTATtcagagaaaaataaaaaaggaaattattttatattaaaaaaaactatcaattatttttaaaaattaagaacaataatttttataaattaaaaattttttatgttttcttttttcattttcttgatatacttttacttttttgggggggggggggtgaattttttcatatttttttttatttttaatatttttcaaatttcaaggaaaataaaatagaaattatttCTGTTAACTTATTAAATAGAATAACTAAAAAAcattatatttttctcaaatattgaaattataaatttgtaatatgcAATTTTTTGTTTTGTGGATTTTTCTAATGATATTCTCTTTTTGCCTAAATTTTAAGCTATAAACATATTAGGAGAAAGTGtatagtttttccaaaaaaaaaaaaaattaaacaaaacttTGTAAGGAcccttttaattaatttttcttcttatttggGAGCATTTACTTATTTCCTAATTAATGAAGTTGACCTAGGATAGTAATGTATGAAAATTCAATTTTACATTGGGCATCGAGttcttcatttaatttgtacATTCAATCCCATTATTAAATTAGGTTATTTAGTATATGGTAATGTATCACTTTTTCGTAGAACAACCCAAACAATTTTCTTTCGTTTTTGAATTTACACCCTCCGTTGTCAGTTGAGTCCTCTAAGGCCACCTTAGCTAACCTTGTTCAAATTGGCATCAATGGCGTCTTTTGTGTTTCCACCAAGTTCAACTTCACTCTCCTCCATCATCTTCCTCCAAATCCATTCTCAATCAACCTCACCATTGTTGGAATGAGCTTCACGCCAAGTACACGAAGGAGTGTCGAGAatcaatttcaggtagatacatTCACGGAGCAGTGGTACTTATGGATGATGAGAGTTTATTTTGTGAGCCAGCGAgaactgtggatggtgagagttcgttaTGTGAGCTAACGAGAACCATGAATTGTGAGAGATCTCTGTGAGACAGTGAGGATCGTGGATGGTAATAGAAATGTGTCCCAGAGGTCGAATTAGCCGAACATCTAACCGATGCATGGAAGTCGTGTCCGTATCCGAACTTTACTCTAA
This region of Malania oleifera isolate guangnan ecotype guangnan chromosome 10, ASM2987363v1, whole genome shotgun sequence genomic DNA includes:
- the LOC131165933 gene encoding UDP-galactose/UDP-glucose transporter 4-like; protein product: MKNEEQARYLFGISLSNRPVWKQFLICSSGFFFGYLVNGICEEYVYNRLQFSYGWYFTFVQGFVYLALIYFQGFTTKQMVNPWKTYVKLSAVLMGSHGLTKGSLAFLNYPAQLMFKSTKVLPVMVMGAFIPGLRRKYPVHEYVSAILLVVGLILFTLADAQTSPNFSLIGVVMVSGALIMDSFLGNLQEAIFTMNPETTQMEMLFCSTVVGLPFLIPPMLLTGELFKAWNSCSQHLYVYGVLVFEAMATFIGQVSVLSLIAIFGAATTAMVTTARKAVTLLLSYLIFTKPLTEQHGTGLLLIAMGIVLKLLPDANPNHSRRAAASSTPSPISSSSNIRNKHSGDDDDQRTRLENGHNDDHDDEEKRPLV